Proteins co-encoded in one Arachis hypogaea cultivar Tifrunner chromosome 13, arahy.Tifrunner.gnm2.J5K5, whole genome shotgun sequence genomic window:
- the LOC114924986 gene encoding transcription factor UNE12-like: protein MLIIAVAALTIALLHHSSHHRLLYPSSRGIYLREATAFQQSTELGLSLDKGKGADRAAAPGVGFLKPPKEASGSGKHFRDDVLDARAKNVFHGQPMPTTIPAAPHPLTMRPRVRARRGQATDPHSIAERLRKERIAERIRALQELVSSVNKTDRTVMLDEIIDLHLFISDTALI, encoded by the exons ATGTTGATCATCGCTGTTGCTGCACTGACCATCGCTCTTCTTCACCATTCTTCTCATCATCGTCTTCTCT ATCCTTCTTCACGGGGCATCTACCTGAGGGAGGCTACTGCTTTCCAACAATCTACTGAG CTAGGTCTCAGCTTGGACAAAGGGAAAGGAGCCGATAGAGCAGCAGCACCAGGAGTAGGCTTCTTGAAGCCACCAAAAGAGGCCTCCGGTAGCGGCAAGCACTTTCGCGATGATGTCCTTGATGCCAGAGCTAAGAAT GTTTTTCATGGCCAACCAATGCCTACTACTATTCCGGCAGCTCCACATCCTCTAACAATGCGTCCTAGGGTGCGGGCTAGAAGAGGACAGGCTACAGACCCACACAGTATAGCTGAACGG TTGCGCAAAGAAAGAATAGCAGAAAGAATCAGGGCTCTACAAGAACTAGTTTCAAGTGTCAACAAG ACGGATAGAACTGTAATGTTAGATGAAATAATTGATCTGCATTTGTTTATTTCAGATACTGCACTTATTTAA